A genome region from Vulpes lagopus strain Blue_001 chromosome 7, ASM1834538v1, whole genome shotgun sequence includes the following:
- the LOC121496231 gene encoding immunity-related GTPase family M protein-like isoform X2, protein MTQPNQSLHIPLSTSFTSIVPYNMGWTVLPKATATNIEKALGNGKLLEVVSIIRETLETVSSSPVSIAVTGDSGNGMSSFVNALREIGHDEKDSAPTGVVRTTQVPTCYSSSHFPYMELWDLPGTGTGTQSLENYLEKIHFSQYDLFIIIASEQFSMNLVKLVKAIQGQGKRFYIVWTKLDRDLSTRVLPEEQVLQNIRENIQETLRKVGVCEPIIFLVSSFEPLLHDFPELRDTLNRDISDIRYCGPLENLSDTCEKIINDKVTSFQEQIGSKTFQDILGIQDEDDLGQCLIAYHSFFGVDDKSLQQMAQSMGKPMEEYRAIMKSRDLHTVLTGDWALSCMNCKTASYLYSILSYIPFLGDTVINYLRVWKHRHFLEIVAKDTRSIVKKILTDSIM, encoded by the coding sequence ATGACACAGCCCAACCAGTCCCTTCACATCCCGTTATCTACATCCTTCACCTCTATTGTTCCATACAATATGGGATGGACAGTCTTACCTAAGGCAACTGCCACAAACATTGAAAAGGCATTGGGAAATGGGAAGTTGCTAGAGGTGGTCTCTATAATTAGGGAGACTCTAGAGACAGTATCCAGTTCCCCAGTGAGCATTGCAGTGACTGGAGATTCTGGCAATGGCATGTCCTCATTCGTCAACGCACTGCGGGAAATTGGGCATGATGAGAAGGACTCAGCTCCCACCGGGGTGGTAAGGACCACCCAGGTTCCCACTTGCTACTCTTCCTCCCACTTTCCCTACATGGAACTATGGGATCTACCTGGAACAGGGACAGGCACCCAAAGCTTGGAGAACTATCTGGAGAAGATACATTTTAGCCAGTATGACCTTTTCATCATCATTGCATCTGAACAGTTCAGCATGAATCTTGTGAAGCTTGTCAAAGCCAtccaaggacaggggaaaagGTTCTACATTGTCTGGACCAAGCTGGACAGGGACCTCAGCACACGTGTCCTTCCAGAGGAACAAGTCCTGCAGAATATACGGGAGAATATCCAGGAAACTCTCCGGAAAGTAGGAGTGTGTGAACCCATCATATTCCTGGTCTCCAGCTTTGAGCCCTTATTGCATGACTTCCCAGAGCTTAGGGACACCTTGAACAGGGACATTTCTGATATCAGATACTGTGGTCCCCTAGAGAACCTGTCTGACACCTGTGAAAAGATCATTAATGACAAAGTGACTTCTTTTCAGGAGCAAATAGGCTCAAAGACTTTCCAGGACATCCTGGGCATCCAGGATGAAGATGATCTGGGGCAGTGTCTGATTGCCTACCACTCGTTCTTTGGTGTGGATGATAAGTCTCTCCAGCAGATGGCCCAGAGTATGGGGAAACCCATGGAGGAGTACAGGGCCATTATGAAGTCTCGGGATCTGCACACTGTCCTCACCGGGGACTGGGCATTATCTTGCATGAATTGTAAAACAGCATCTTACTTATATTCGATTCTGAGCTATATCCCCTTCTTAGGTGATACTGTTATCAACTACCTGAGAGTGTGGAAACACAGACACTTCCTTGAAATAGTTGCCAAGGACACCAGAAGCATTGTGAAGAAAATCCTGACAGACTCCATCATGTGA
- the LOC121494556 gene encoding LOW QUALITY PROTEIN: nuclear pore-associated protein 1-like (The sequence of the model RefSeq protein was modified relative to this genomic sequence to represent the inferred CDS: inserted 2 bases in 1 codon; deleted 4 bases in 2 codons): MGHLFSKFLRLPRRRPCPALARWSLLPVTPPIRAATTLPPLHLPPALGAGIPADRRPVPARCHAEPRRRQPLPQAGAXPLGLLPAVSWGNPPGGRVLSARSSLMFRPSGTVRIPPPCAGSLSCLHYLHRPRGHLFMRSVGDVLGKPDRDAAVLSGPTPRCPLPQDTSAEEAETEKHQPVQSVREPGGRTYRLGSPQASHPGAGSSSICQQRAPPEETRHGPSLPLPPPLPLLGGRGDLPPPPKLPCVATDKDLGPLQNSECPGDDTWKDRTQTLADRGPLSLPLPPHWPRGRRLSASGHSRFPRPGASHRRGSSSSTRPPRTAPSGRPTPPTTSASLHPPCTKGSPSPVCVDSAPLFLTTPLPGHSTEGSVLGVQPGPSKPTSTMAAKSSTLTSKPISRPAVVDVDTAPPSRAVLSAPPHRRMSCPPCARGRGSVTQRCPAKVAASASAPTSMAPAPPHVIKSSASTSPLSPRGTLAGRQQTAFLPGAPIATGLPNLSSGATTTPGGSTSANPSAHSDPDAMDTTSPSRAVIFQAPPGSRKNHLSFYKALPGSGNAPPSSSTALAHGSTSLPQKSASILAPGSKHPNAGITSQPTIGRHSGQQANKSYVFGKTVAPTRAVGLATPLTHPPGGSTMQAAFPGSAFGTTGNKQTALGSHQVFCTLLILPRVALEVRLGTPAHHSQLLLRAHRPL, encoded by the exons ATGGGCCATTTATTTTCTAAGTTCCTTCGCCTTCCCCGCCGCCGGCCCTGCCCCGCCCTCGCCCGCTGGTCACTCCTGCCTGTGACACCGCCCATCCGGGCCGCCACCACCCTGccgcccctgcacctgccccctgcTCTGGGCGCAGGCATCCCAGCGGATCGCAGGCCTGTACCAGCTCGCTGCCACGCGGAGCCCAGGAGGCGGCAGCCGCTCCCCCAGGCCGGTGC CCCTCTGGGCCTCCTCCCCGCGGTGAGCTGGGGGAACCCCCCGGGTGGACGTGTGCTGTCTGCGCGCAGTTCCCTGATGTTCCGGCCCTCGGGGACTGTGAGGATCCCTCCTCCGTGCGCAGGTTCGCTCTCCTGCCTTCACTACCTGCACAG GCCGCGTGGCCACCTCTTTATGCGGTCCGTGGGAGATGTCCTCGGGAAGCCCGACAGGGACGCGGCGGTGCTCTCGGGCCCAACCCCACGCTGCCCCTTGCCGCAGGACACATCCGCGGAGGAGGCGGAGACTGAAAAGCATCAGCCCGTCCAGAGCGTGCGGGAGCCTGGAGGAAGGACGTACAGGCTGGGGAGCCCTCAGGCGTCTCATCCCGGAGCCGGCTCCAGCAGCATCTGCCAGCAGCGGGCACCGCCAGAGGAAACTAGGCATGGCCCTAGCCTGCCGCTGCCGCCACCGCTACCACTGCTGGGGGGTCGCGGGGACTTGCCCCCACCCCCTAAGCTTCCTTGCGTTGCCACTGACAAGGACCTGGGCCCCTTGCAGAACAGCGAGTGTCCGGGGGACGACACCTGGAAGGACAGAACACAGACCCTGGCCGACCGCGGGCCGCTcagcctgccccttcctccccactggcCTCGGGGACGCAGGCTCTCCGCCTCCGGCCACTCCCGCTTCCCACGTCCGGGTGCCTCCCACCGACGGG GGAGCTCCTCTTCCACCAGGCCGCCCAGGACAGCTCCCTCTGGCCGCCCCACACCTCCTACCACCTCGGCCTCCTTACACCCGCCT TGCACAAAAGGATCCCCAAGCCCTGTGTGTGTAGACTCTGCCCCGCTCTTCCTGACAACCCCTCTTCCAGGCCACTCCACAGAGGGCTCCGTCCTCGGAGTCCAGCCTGGCCCCTCTAAGCCGACTTCTACCATGGCAGCAAAGTCATCTACTCTGACCTCCAAGCCGATTTCACGACCTGCTGTCGTGGACGTGGACACTGCGCCTCCTTCCCGGGCTGTCCTCAGCGCGCCCCCACACCGCAGGATGAGCTGTCCTCCGTGTGCCCGGGGCCGCGGCAGTGTGACGCAGAGATGCCCTGCGAAAGTCGCAGCATCCGCCAGTGCACCGACATCGATGGCCCCGGCGCCACCCCACGTCATCAAGTCTTCGGCCTCCACATCACCCCTCAGCCCACGC GGGACTCTTGCTGGGAGGCAGCAAACAGCTTTTCTTCCCGGTGCTCCTATCGCCACTGGCTTGCCCAACCTCAGTTCTggagccaccaccaccccaggaGGCAGCACCTCTGCAAACCCCAGCGCTCACTCGGACCCCGATGCCATGGATACCACATCTCCCTCCCGGGCTGTCATCTTCCAGGCCCCCCCAGGGTCCCGGAAGAACCATTTGTCATTTTACAAGGCACTTCCAGGTTCTGGCAACGCACCACCCAGTAGCAGCACTGCCTTGGCCCACGGCTCTACCAGTTTACCTCAAAAGTCTGCCAGCATCCTGGCCCCCGGTTCTAAGCACCCTAACGCAGGAATCACCTCTCAGCCCACAATTGGACGTCACAGTGGGCAACAGGCTAACAAGTCCTAC GTGTTCGGAAAAACAGTAGCCCCAACACGGGCTGTCGGCCTGGCCACTCCATTAACTCACCCCCCCGGAGGCAGCACAATGCAGGCAGCTTTCCCGGGCTCTGCTTTTGGCACCACTGGCAACAAGCAGACGGCCTTGGGTAGCCACCAGGTATTCTGCACACTCCTCATTCTACCACGAGTGGCTTTGGAGGTCCGACTGGGAACACCAGCTCATCACTCACAGCTGCTACTACGGGCCCACAGGCCTTTGTAG